Proteins encoded together in one Miscanthus floridulus cultivar M001 chromosome 16, ASM1932011v1, whole genome shotgun sequence window:
- the LOC136513582 gene encoding protein EARLY RESPONSIVE TO DEHYDRATION 15-like, which translates to MAVVSGSGGGRLNPWAEPFVPSGVRYRGLQQTAEAAPEQEVEVEDFSPEWWRLVSASPAFRDRWLREYGALGLLDAEEDLDDDAEVDDFFSPPALRQESEREDAAAGAGKRASGGLEVAAWGIDKWWRAHGGPPEAPRYAEKAPRRVAAGARVSPRPIQQPR; encoded by the exons ATGGCGGTTgtgagcggcagcggcggcgggaggCTGAACCCCTGGGCGGAGCCCTTCGTGCCTTCCGGGGTGCGGTACCGCGGTCTGCAGCagacggcggaggcggcgccggagcaggaggtggaggtggaggacttctcccccGAGTGGTGGCGCCTGGTGTCCGCCTCCCCGGCCTTCCGCGACCGCTGGCTCCGCGAGTACGGCGCGCTCGGCCTGCTCGACGCCGAGGAGGACCTGGACGACGACGCGGAGGTCGACGACTTCTTCTCCCCTCCGGCCCTGCGCCAAG AGAGCGAGCGGGAGGACGCCGCGGCCGGGGCCGGTAAGAGGGCCAGCGGAGGCCTCGAGGTGGCGGCGTGGGGGATCGACAAGTGGTGGAGGGCGCACGGGGGTCCGCCGGAGGCCCCCAGGTACGCGGAGAAGGCGCCCCGGAGGGTGGCCGCCGGCGCCAGGGTGAGCCCTCGCCCCATCCAGCAGCCGCGCTGA